In Bifidobacterium actinocoloniiforme DSM 22766, a genomic segment contains:
- a CDS encoding PfkB family carbohydrate kinase encodes MNLDVKALVGRYPEHGHTATARSIAMLPGGKGSNQAVAAAKLGGKVSMLGRLG; translated from the coding sequence ATCAACCTCGACGTCAAAGCCCTGGTGGGGCGTTACCCCGAGCACGGGCACACGGCGACCGCGCGCAGCATCGCCATGCTCCCCGGCGGCAAGGGCTCGAACCAGGCTGTGGCCGCCGCCAAACTGGGCGGCAAGGTATCCATGCTGGGCCGGTTAGGCTAG
- a CDS encoding CRISPR-associated helicase/endonuclease Cas3, whose amino-acid sequence MPDAGSRAYALSAQAASIWGKSDYGEDRSWLPLVMHMADSRAVAGELWNQWVPQGTRGIISRGVGGDEALARKLYCFLAGVHDIGKATPNFQAQNWGFRGGDGNGLAWKPQQAGLPIAASLSGRSKLSHPIAGQIILNKYLYEHYAWDKTLSDSYSCIVGGHHGKPPVASDLREAREYRLVESGWASQYEGKWCRVQDELVEFVRATSHMCDADFAALARSELPPMAETILTGLVIMADWIASNKDYFPLITLRPQDEDERFFESGTVSLSALKRRAETGWKALHLTPCWEAPRQSGILESEPEDLYNRRFDLPQGASPRPMQAAAVRIAQSVQEPGLMIIEAPMGEGKTEAALAVAEVLAARTGRGGVCLALPTMATTDAMFGRVHAWLTHLSKDCQQDRESLYLAHGKAQLNEEFQGLMGHSSSGGVTGVGEDLTQEGNASRISGASESTVVDEWMRGRKKGALANFLVCTVDQVLMGALDMKHLALRQLALANKVAVIDECHAYDVYMQQYLKRVLEWLGAFGAPVVLLSATLPQRLRGQFAQAYMEGRESALSTPRPYAPAVLGRRRRKRGTVAANAQISGSQAGGTVQDEGASQAYPLITYTSGREVRHEGIAASGRKSQVEARFMPNDDAALVSLLQDALSGGGCAGVVCDTVGRAQHAAEVLTAAFGLGVVTLTHSRFIDVDRMNNETVLRARLGPEATLANGKRPVKAIVVGTQVLEQSLDIDFDLLITDIAPTDLVMQRLGRVHRHARGAGECDRPEKLRKVRCYIRGIERWADTGPVFAKGVESVYFRATLLEFLAVSGLTGQDDSTRFCLPEDIASAVRKAYSPAIAGCIPAAWGEDYEAAVSKRKREEDGKTSRAEYHLLHSAQVMCRQGQTLVDWFERPLEVSGRDEDKGQRAVRDTQDSVEVILLVNGADGQTHLLPWVGSPEHRIEAGAAVNTSALPSEDLAKLVAQCTVRLPLSMGQGDALDKLINQLEDLCGARTAAWQDSRYLAGQLVLFLDQSTRDRFSAVINGYRVSYSRESGLTAEEEAA is encoded by the coding sequence ATGCCGGATGCGGGTTCAAGAGCGTACGCTTTATCGGCTCAGGCGGCCTCGATTTGGGGCAAGTCGGATTATGGCGAGGACAGGTCATGGCTGCCTCTGGTGATGCACATGGCGGATTCGAGGGCGGTCGCCGGCGAACTTTGGAATCAGTGGGTTCCCCAGGGTACTAGGGGCATTATCTCACGTGGCGTCGGTGGCGATGAGGCCCTAGCGAGAAAGTTGTACTGCTTCCTGGCCGGAGTGCACGATATAGGGAAAGCCACACCGAATTTTCAGGCGCAAAACTGGGGTTTCCGCGGTGGCGACGGCAACGGGCTGGCATGGAAGCCGCAGCAGGCTGGCTTGCCGATTGCCGCTAGTTTGAGCGGACGGTCGAAACTCAGCCACCCTATCGCTGGGCAGATTATTCTCAACAAGTACCTGTACGAGCACTACGCCTGGGATAAAACGCTGTCTGATTCATACTCTTGCATCGTGGGCGGGCATCATGGCAAGCCGCCTGTCGCGAGTGATTTAAGGGAGGCTAGGGAGTATCGACTGGTCGAATCCGGCTGGGCTTCGCAATATGAGGGCAAGTGGTGCAGGGTTCAGGACGAGCTCGTTGAGTTCGTGCGGGCTACGAGCCATATGTGCGATGCGGACTTCGCGGCTCTGGCGCGGAGTGAACTCCCGCCCATGGCCGAAACCATCCTCACAGGCTTGGTGATTATGGCCGACTGGATTGCTAGCAACAAAGATTATTTCCCTCTGATAACGCTTCGTCCGCAAGATGAGGATGAACGTTTTTTCGAGTCTGGCACGGTGTCCCTGTCTGCGCTCAAGCGGCGGGCCGAAACGGGTTGGAAGGCGCTGCATCTCACCCCTTGTTGGGAAGCGCCCCGGCAGTCCGGCATTCTGGAAAGCGAGCCAGAGGACTTGTATAACAGGCGTTTCGACCTGCCCCAAGGTGCTTCGCCGCGTCCGATGCAGGCGGCGGCGGTACGCATCGCGCAGAGCGTGCAGGAGCCCGGCCTGATGATTATCGAGGCGCCGATGGGGGAGGGGAAGACCGAAGCGGCGCTCGCTGTCGCGGAAGTACTGGCGGCCAGAACAGGTCGGGGAGGAGTGTGCTTGGCTCTACCGACAATGGCCACGACCGACGCGATGTTCGGCCGGGTTCATGCCTGGCTCACCCACTTGTCCAAGGATTGCCAGCAGGACAGGGAGAGCTTGTATCTGGCGCACGGTAAAGCTCAATTGAACGAAGAGTTTCAGGGGTTGATGGGTCACTCGAGCTCCGGTGGCGTCACTGGCGTTGGAGAGGATTTAACGCAAGAGGGGAACGCTTCACGGATAAGCGGCGCTAGTGAATCAACTGTCGTTGATGAATGGATGAGAGGCCGGAAAAAGGGAGCGCTGGCGAACTTCCTGGTTTGCACTGTCGACCAGGTGCTCATGGGGGCGCTCGACATGAAGCATCTTGCCTTGCGGCAGCTGGCTCTGGCCAACAAAGTGGCCGTCATTGATGAGTGCCATGCCTACGACGTCTATATGCAGCAGTATTTGAAGAGGGTTTTGGAATGGCTAGGCGCTTTCGGCGCCCCAGTCGTCCTCCTTTCGGCCACCCTTCCACAGCGGCTGAGGGGGCAGTTCGCGCAAGCCTATATGGAGGGCAGGGAGTCGGCGCTGAGCACCCCGCGACCGTATGCGCCCGCTGTACTTGGCAGGCGCAGGAGGAAGCGCGGGACTGTCGCTGCGAACGCGCAGATCTCCGGGTCGCAAGCAGGTGGAACGGTTCAGGACGAAGGAGCCTCGCAAGCTTATCCGCTGATTACTTATACGAGTGGACGGGAGGTAAGACATGAGGGCATTGCCGCTTCGGGGCGAAAATCCCAAGTCGAGGCCCGTTTCATGCCCAACGATGACGCTGCTCTGGTGAGTTTGCTCCAGGATGCCTTGTCTGGTGGGGGCTGCGCGGGGGTTGTATGCGACACTGTAGGCCGGGCGCAACATGCGGCTGAGGTTTTAACTGCGGCATTCGGCTTGGGTGTAGTCACTCTGACCCATTCGCGGTTCATTGACGTCGATAGGATGAACAACGAAACGGTGCTGCGCGCGCGGCTCGGGCCCGAAGCCACGCTGGCTAATGGGAAGCGGCCTGTTAAGGCGATCGTCGTGGGCACTCAAGTCCTGGAGCAGTCTTTGGACATTGATTTCGACTTGCTGATAACTGACATTGCGCCTACTGATTTAGTGATGCAGCGTCTGGGGCGCGTCCATAGGCACGCACGTGGGGCGGGGGAGTGCGACCGACCTGAAAAGCTGCGCAAGGTGAGGTGCTATATCCGCGGCATCGAACGTTGGGCGGACACTGGGCCGGTGTTTGCGAAAGGGGTGGAGAGCGTCTATTTCCGGGCCACCCTACTGGAATTTCTGGCGGTTTCCGGTCTCACTGGGCAGGACGATTCGACCCGCTTCTGCCTGCCTGAGGATATTGCCTCCGCCGTCCGCAAGGCGTATTCGCCAGCGATAGCTGGATGCATCCCCGCAGCCTGGGGTGAGGACTATGAGGCAGCTGTCAGTAAGCGAAAACGGGAAGAAGACGGCAAGACCAGCCGAGCGGAATACCATTTGCTCCATTCGGCGCAGGTCATGTGTCGGCAAGGCCAAACGTTGGTCGATTGGTTTGAGCGACCGCTGGAAGTTTCTGGCAGGGACGAAGACAAGGGGCAACGAGCTGTCCGGGATACCCAGGACAGTGTCGAGGTCATCCTCTTGGTCAACGGGGCGGACGGTCAGACCCATCTGCTGCCCTGGGTCGGTTCACCAGAGCATCGGATTGAAGCGGGCGCTGCGGTGAATACCAGCGCGCTGCCAAGTGAAGATTTGGCCAAACTGGTCGCTCAGTGCACAGTCAGGCTCCCCCTTTCTATGGGGCAAGGTGACGCGCTCGATAAACTCATTAATCAGCTAGAGGACTTATGCGGTGCCAGAACCGCTGCTTGGCAGGACTCGCGCTATCTCGCAGGTCAGCTGGTGCTCTTCCTGGACCAATCGACGCGGGATAGGTTCAGCGCCGTAATTAACGGCTATAGAGTTTCATATTCGCGAGAGTCTGGGCTGACCGCTGAGGAAGAAGCTGCCTGA
- the casA gene encoding type I-E CRISPR-associated protein Cse1/CasA: protein MEQSRSWFNLVDEPWVSVVYDDGTAQDVSISTLFTDAPVIRELGGDIPQQKLPLLRLALAILYRAYYGGVEQMTDQDWRADWAQTWVDGHFDMDEVRSYLQRFHDSFTLFDPERPFFQTPGLEYVTEKEYDPVSEIIADVPKPDKYLFSLRAKGAVHDISLAEAARWLVFLESYDTAGIKTPVAGNTHVNKGKVYPPKGAVGTGWLGAIGGVYLEGQNLFQTLMLNWCLLSTGGRGDGLPLAGRENDKPLWECSPAGPDMRMLDGAEGPASLFTWQDRRIRLVPNADLSRVQGMVICYGDGLTAVNKQDFETMTAWRENAKQGKKLGLSQVPLLPQTLDSSKALWRGLEPLLKFTTEMGRDLRPGVVGWVESVRELIASSANPLTTVAIHAQGLSYGTQNSVFDDAIDDRVDIHASLLRHDAPAVSTVLEVVRVTDEAVFELSKFVHSVEQSAGDKSKDARARATSADVKEEAYDELDPLFRRRIANFDPSQDYAAYGQEWRDEVHRILLAIGRQYLSDSAASPFALHDAGMAKRISAPGSEAKYANALNRLLGKLHSVR, encoded by the coding sequence ATGGAGCAGTCGCGAAGTTGGTTCAACTTAGTGGACGAACCTTGGGTTTCTGTGGTTTACGATGATGGAACAGCGCAGGATGTCTCTATATCTACGCTGTTTACGGACGCCCCCGTCATACGCGAACTTGGTGGCGATATACCCCAACAGAAGTTGCCTTTGCTCAGGCTTGCGCTGGCAATCCTCTATAGGGCCTACTACGGTGGCGTGGAACAGATGACGGACCAAGACTGGCGCGCGGATTGGGCGCAGACATGGGTGGATGGTCATTTTGATATGGACGAGGTTCGTTCCTACCTGCAGCGATTCCATGATAGTTTTACCTTGTTCGACCCGGAGAGGCCCTTCTTCCAGACACCGGGCTTGGAGTATGTGACCGAAAAGGAATACGACCCCGTCAGTGAAATAATCGCTGACGTACCCAAGCCAGACAAATACCTATTCTCTCTAAGGGCTAAAGGCGCTGTCCACGACATTTCTCTCGCGGAGGCGGCCCGCTGGCTGGTTTTCCTGGAATCCTACGACACGGCTGGAATCAAGACCCCGGTCGCAGGGAATACCCATGTTAACAAAGGCAAGGTGTACCCGCCCAAAGGCGCGGTTGGAACTGGCTGGCTTGGAGCTATCGGCGGCGTTTACCTTGAAGGCCAGAACCTTTTCCAGACCTTGATGCTCAATTGGTGCCTGCTCAGCACCGGCGGCAGGGGCGACGGCCTTCCGTTGGCCGGCAGAGAGAATGACAAACCCCTGTGGGAGTGCTCTCCCGCAGGGCCTGACATGCGTATGCTCGATGGGGCCGAGGGGCCAGCATCGCTCTTCACTTGGCAGGATCGCAGGATACGGCTTGTCCCGAACGCGGACCTGAGCCGAGTGCAAGGCATGGTTATCTGCTATGGTGACGGTCTTACGGCAGTCAATAAGCAGGACTTTGAGACCATGACTGCTTGGAGGGAAAATGCTAAACAAGGCAAGAAGCTAGGGCTGTCCCAGGTACCGCTGCTGCCCCAGACGCTTGATTCCAGCAAGGCGCTATGGCGGGGGCTGGAACCGCTGCTGAAGTTTACGACAGAGATGGGCAGGGATTTGCGCCCGGGAGTCGTGGGGTGGGTCGAGTCTGTGCGGGAGCTCATCGCTTCGAGCGCGAACCCCCTAACAACCGTGGCCATTCACGCTCAGGGCTTATCGTACGGGACGCAAAACAGCGTTTTTGACGATGCCATTGATGATCGTGTCGATATTCATGCCTCCCTGCTCCGCCATGACGCCCCTGCCGTGTCCACGGTCCTGGAAGTGGTGCGAGTGACCGATGAAGCTGTGTTTGAGCTGTCAAAATTCGTTCATTCGGTGGAGCAATCGGCGGGAGATAAGAGCAAGGACGCTAGGGCGCGAGCCACTAGCGCGGACGTCAAAGAAGAGGCATACGACGAACTGGACCCGCTCTTCCGCCGACGTATAGCGAATTTTGACCCTAGCCAGGATTATGCGGCCTACGGGCAGGAGTGGAGGGATGAGGTGCACAGAATCCTGCTGGCGATCGGCAGGCAGTATCTCTCCGATTCCGCTGCTAGCCCCTTTGCCTTGCATGATGCCGGAATGGCGAAACGCATCTCAGCGCCGGGCAGTGAAGCCAAGTACGCAAACGCTTTGAACAGGCTGCTGGGGAAGCTGCATAGCGTGCGGTGA
- the casB gene encoding type I-E CRISPR-associated protein Cse2/CasB: MGESSTGGKAWQVGLYANTIIQKLQGELTGKNPRAKANARASLARLRKLGTSAYSPWMVIGDQVLSDWPEDKLGVPSEGSYAVRAVTATLRLYALHQQSQSSRMAAQITADDNEERQQQRRSTAFGAVCRKINLDLDSSQGVRKRLDNVYAASDFDGIVKNLCPLIALIRASKQSDSAKQIDYCQLAQDLYLVQFDDARQSVFFRWGRDYFCFPPSDKNSSPRSSKNQTAE, encoded by the coding sequence ATGGGTGAAAGCTCAACCGGCGGAAAAGCCTGGCAGGTAGGTTTATACGCCAATACGATCATACAGAAACTGCAGGGGGAACTCACTGGGAAAAATCCTCGTGCTAAGGCCAACGCCAGGGCGTCTCTTGCGCGCTTGCGCAAGCTAGGCACGTCTGCCTACTCGCCGTGGATGGTAATCGGCGATCAGGTACTCAGTGATTGGCCCGAGGATAAGTTGGGCGTTCCCAGTGAAGGTTCATACGCAGTTCGGGCTGTGACGGCGACTTTGCGCTTGTACGCCCTCCACCAGCAGTCGCAGTCCTCTCGAATGGCGGCGCAGATAACCGCCGACGATAATGAAGAGCGGCAGCAGCAGCGCCGCTCCACCGCGTTCGGCGCCGTCTGCCGAAAGATCAACTTGGATTTGGACTCATCCCAGGGGGTGCGGAAACGGCTGGACAATGTGTATGCCGCTAGCGATTTCGATGGAATCGTAAAGAATCTATGCCCGCTGATTGCTCTGATTAGGGCCAGCAAGCAATCGGATAGTGCCAAGCAGATCGATTACTGTCAGCTGGCGCAAGACCTCTACTTGGTGCAATTCGATGATGCCCGGCAGTCGGTCTTCTTCCGCTGGGGGCGGGATTACTTCTGTTTCCCTCCCAGCGACAAGAATTCGTCTCCTCGCTCGTCCAAGAACCAAACTGCGGAATAA
- the cas7e gene encoding type I-E CRISPR-associated protein Cas7/Cse4/CasC, with protein MFVDLYALQAVPPSNINRDDTGSPKTAYYGGTLRSRVSSQAWKKAMRKEFRDTLPADKVGYRTKMAVSLIQQAINGARPDLAERSEELATAVLEVSGLKVEASTRAGVQSGAPETQYLIFVGANEVDGLAQVAINWADQEQDLKKPSAAMKKEVLAVFHGVKALDIALFGRMLADIPQLNEDASAQVAHAISVDKVAQEYDYFTAVDECAPDDNAGAAMIDTVGFNSSTLYRYATVNIDSLVKQLGDPEAAAQGVVAFAEAFIRSMPTGKQNSFANRTLPSTVVIALRDRQPINVVDAFQDAIRPEAGESVARKAAQALGSKLADVEQAYDAKPVKAWNIVTDKPVEELDAVSEHVDLARATTELGEAVLASLGKGQE; from the coding sequence ATGTTCGTTGATTTGTACGCCCTCCAAGCTGTCCCGCCGAGCAACATCAACCGTGATGACACGGGTAGCCCCAAAACCGCTTATTACGGCGGAACCCTGCGTTCCCGGGTCTCAAGCCAGGCCTGGAAGAAGGCTATGCGAAAGGAGTTCAGGGATACCCTGCCTGCGGATAAAGTCGGTTACCGGACGAAAATGGCCGTGTCGCTCATTCAGCAAGCGATAAACGGCGCGCGCCCCGACCTCGCCGAGCGATCCGAGGAGCTGGCGACGGCCGTCCTTGAGGTATCAGGCCTCAAAGTCGAGGCTTCCACCCGTGCTGGAGTGCAGAGCGGCGCTCCTGAGACCCAGTACCTGATTTTCGTCGGTGCCAATGAAGTGGACGGTCTTGCGCAGGTGGCTATCAACTGGGCTGACCAGGAGCAGGACTTGAAGAAGCCCTCCGCGGCCATGAAGAAGGAGGTGCTCGCCGTATTCCATGGGGTAAAGGCGCTTGATATCGCCCTCTTTGGCCGCATGCTGGCGGATATCCCCCAGCTCAACGAGGATGCTTCCGCCCAGGTGGCTCACGCCATTTCGGTAGACAAAGTGGCTCAAGAGTATGACTACTTCACGGCAGTCGATGAATGCGCGCCAGATGACAACGCCGGAGCCGCGATGATTGACACGGTCGGTTTCAATTCCTCCACGCTCTACCGCTATGCGACGGTCAACATTGACTCCTTGGTCAAGCAACTGGGCGATCCTGAAGCTGCTGCTCAAGGCGTGGTGGCATTTGCTGAGGCCTTCATCCGCTCAATGCCGACCGGTAAGCAAAACAGCTTTGCGAACAGGACATTGCCCTCGACCGTGGTCATCGCCCTACGCGACCGTCAGCCAATCAACGTGGTGGATGCCTTCCAAGACGCCATCCGTCCCGAGGCAGGGGAGTCTGTGGCCAGGAAGGCAGCCCAAGCCCTTGGAAGCAAGCTGGCGGATGTGGAGCAGGCCTACGATGCTAAGCCGGTCAAGGCTTGGAACATTGTGACCGATAAGCCCGTCGAAGAGCTCGACGCGGTGAGCGAGCATGTTGACCTGGCGCGCGCAACGACTGAGCTGGGCGAAGCCGTTCTCGCTTCTCTAGGAAAGGGGCAGGAGTGA
- the cas5e gene encoding type I-E CRISPR-associated protein Cas5/CasD yields MSVLLLRLAGPMQAWGDSSRFTRRNTRKEPTKSGVIGLLAAAQGRSREDDIEDLVRLEYGVRVDQPGRIIRDFQTERSEDSKAVMPLSNRYYLSDAVFLVALSASEEVLLSLDAALRSPRWPLYLGRRACPASLPITLGVRQEYSNVRQALSAEPWQADSWYRKRHSPLRLSVACDAQEGESFESQSDLPLTFSIENRRYASRLVHHFEVDNPSLPSVPEQVTGPGAFGEVDGFDPMSF; encoded by the coding sequence GTGAGTGTGCTGCTCCTGCGGCTGGCGGGCCCGATGCAGGCATGGGGGGACTCCTCCAGATTCACCAGGCGTAACACCCGTAAGGAGCCTACGAAAAGCGGTGTCATAGGCTTGCTCGCTGCGGCCCAGGGCCGTTCCCGCGAAGATGATATAGAGGATCTGGTGCGGCTGGAGTACGGCGTGCGGGTAGACCAGCCCGGTCGCATCATCCGCGACTTTCAAACGGAGCGCAGTGAAGACTCGAAAGCCGTAATGCCGTTAAGCAACCGTTACTACCTGTCCGATGCGGTATTTCTCGTGGCTTTGAGCGCCAGTGAGGAAGTGCTGCTGTCCCTGGACGCGGCCCTGCGCTCACCCCGGTGGCCTCTGTACTTGGGTAGGCGAGCCTGTCCCGCCAGTTTGCCTATCACTCTCGGGGTCCGTCAGGAGTACAGCAACGTGCGGCAGGCCCTCTCCGCTGAGCCGTGGCAGGCTGATTCCTGGTACCGTAAGCGCCATAGCCCACTTCGGCTCAGCGTGGCATGCGACGCCCAGGAGGGTGAGAGTTTCGAAAGTCAGTCCGATCTTCCTCTGACTTTCAGCATAGAAAACCGCCGCTACGCCAGCAGGTTGGTCCATCATTTCGAGGTGGATAATCCAAGCTTGCCGTCGGTCCCGGAGCAAGTTACCGGTCCCGGGGCTTTCGGTGAGGTCGACGGTTTCGATCCGATGAGTTTTTAG
- the cas6e gene encoding type I-E CRISPR-associated protein Cas6/Cse3/CasE, which yields MFISRIPLNTARYEGHQLLSSPYKLHSAVEHCFPPVPDAGRSEGRILWRVDVSQERKAVWLYVVSPLKPDFTHIIEQAGWPLYHEWECKDYSPLLNSLTQGQHWRFRLRANPVHKVPSKPRDGAKDALAGSIQGHVTVAQQEQWLLNRAGKHGFRILTDHEVPQVAVAQRQKQRFLRQGKTVTLNTAQFDGVLEVIDAGAFRSALCNGIGRAKGFGCGLLTISQVLQRDTTTA from the coding sequence ATGTTTATTTCCAGGATTCCCCTGAATACGGCCAGGTATGAGGGCCACCAACTGCTGTCTTCTCCTTATAAGCTCCATTCGGCAGTGGAACACTGCTTTCCCCCGGTGCCGGATGCCGGTAGAAGCGAAGGCAGGATTCTATGGCGGGTGGATGTGTCGCAGGAGCGTAAGGCCGTATGGCTCTACGTCGTCAGTCCCCTGAAGCCTGACTTCACGCACATCATCGAGCAGGCCGGTTGGCCGCTTTACCACGAGTGGGAGTGTAAGGATTACTCGCCATTGCTTAATTCACTGACCCAGGGACAGCACTGGCGTTTCCGCCTGCGGGCCAATCCGGTCCACAAGGTACCGAGTAAGCCCAGGGATGGCGCGAAGGATGCCTTGGCTGGGAGCATTCAAGGTCACGTAACCGTAGCTCAGCAGGAGCAGTGGCTGTTGAACCGTGCGGGAAAGCATGGTTTCCGCATACTAACTGACCACGAAGTCCCGCAGGTGGCGGTCGCGCAACGGCAGAAGCAGCGCTTCCTGCGGCAAGGCAAGACTGTGACGCTCAATACGGCCCAATTTGATGGCGTTCTGGAAGTGATTGATGCAGGGGCTTTCAGAAGTGCATTATGCAATGGGATTGGCAGAGCGAAAGGATTCGGCTGTGGGCTGCTGACCATTAGCCAGGTCCTGCAGCGGGATACGACCACCGCATGA
- the cas1e gene encoding type I-E CRISPR-associated endonuclease Cas1e, producing MNSEDKGNTGQVRSRARAKSSGTPPPELGELVRVEDRLSFLYFEHCIVKREDNAITVSDSEGTIHLPAANLSVLMLGPGTDVTHQAMTVIGENGATVIWVGERGVRMYAFGKPLTHSSILLQRQASLVSNVRSRLAVARRMYQMRFLNEDVSHLTMQQLRGREGARVRQVYRRYSQETGVEWDKRTYDHEDFDQGSEINKALSAAHTCLYGIAHSVIVALGCSPGLGFVHVGHERSFVYDIADLYKAELSIPVAFETAAQMPEDIGSAVRHNMRDAVYDLSLMSRMAKDIKDLLGEEAELPDADADHVGLWDDKVGEVAAGKSYGNE from the coding sequence ATGAACAGCGAGGACAAAGGAAATACCGGGCAGGTTCGGTCGCGGGCGCGTGCCAAATCCTCGGGGACTCCTCCGCCTGAACTCGGTGAGTTGGTTCGAGTCGAGGACAGGCTGTCTTTCCTTTATTTTGAGCATTGCATCGTCAAAAGGGAGGATAACGCCATTACGGTGTCGGATAGTGAGGGGACCATCCACTTGCCGGCGGCGAACCTCAGCGTGCTTATGCTCGGTCCCGGTACTGACGTAACGCACCAGGCGATGACCGTCATCGGGGAGAACGGCGCCACCGTCATCTGGGTAGGGGAGCGCGGTGTGCGCATGTATGCTTTTGGCAAGCCGCTCACCCACTCTTCGATACTGTTGCAGAGGCAGGCCTCCTTGGTTTCCAACGTGCGCTCCCGGTTGGCTGTGGCTCGGCGCATGTATCAGATGCGTTTCCTCAACGAGGATGTCAGTCACTTGACCATGCAGCAGTTGCGTGGGCGGGAAGGCGCTCGTGTTCGTCAGGTGTACAGACGATATTCTCAGGAGACGGGAGTCGAGTGGGATAAACGCACCTATGACCATGAGGATTTCGACCAGGGGAGCGAGATCAATAAGGCTTTATCGGCAGCGCATACTTGCCTGTATGGCATAGCTCATTCGGTCATCGTCGCACTCGGCTGCTCTCCGGGGTTGGGATTCGTGCATGTCGGTCATGAGCGTTCATTCGTGTACGACATCGCGGATTTATACAAGGCCGAATTATCGATACCGGTCGCCTTCGAGACCGCTGCGCAAATGCCGGAGGATATCGGCTCTGCGGTACGTCATAATATGCGGGACGCTGTCTACGACTTGTCGCTTATGTCTCGGATGGCTAAGGACATTAAGGATTTGCTGGGAGAAGAGGCTGAGCTGCCCGATGCTGACGCAGACCATGTGGGACTGTGGGACGATAAGGTCGGGGAAGTTGCAGCTGGGAAGTCTTATGGGAATGAATGA
- the cas2e gene encoding type I-E CRISPR-associated endoribonuclease Cas2e, giving the protein MVVIVLTACPVGLRGDLTRWLFEISPGVFVGHVSARVRDRLWERALGLVKSGRAIMVYSARNEQHLAFKVHRADWLPEDHDGVELVKRPFGSEKASVSGSQQHGWSKASKYRKARRFSYH; this is encoded by the coding sequence ATGGTCGTTATCGTTTTGACGGCATGTCCGGTCGGGCTCCGAGGCGATTTGACTCGCTGGCTTTTCGAGATTTCGCCAGGGGTGTTTGTGGGGCATGTTTCCGCCCGTGTGCGAGACCGGTTGTGGGAAAGAGCGCTGGGCCTGGTAAAGAGCGGAAGGGCCATTATGGTCTATTCTGCCCGTAATGAGCAGCATCTTGCTTTCAAAGTTCATCGGGCCGATTGGCTACCGGAGGACCACGATGGGGTCGAGCTGGTCAAGCGCCCATTCGGCAGTGAAAAGGCATCAGTCTCCGGCAGTCAACAGCACGGTTGGAGCAAGGCAAGCAAATACCGGAAAGCGCGCCGCTTCAGCTACCATTGA